One Glycine max cultivar Williams 82 chromosome 6, Glycine_max_v4.0, whole genome shotgun sequence DNA segment encodes these proteins:
- the LOC100802099 gene encoding neuroguidin isoform X1, protein MHKPLDTHLNFFQLPNKASAGWDCQKLWQIMENTAGHNDDSKQKEAPKLAALLKEMKEGLDTVRRKIQSLTATVKEGQYPTADGFSYLEAKNLLLLNYCQSLVYYLLRKAKGLSIEDHPVVRSVVEIRLFLEKIRPIDKKQQYQIQKLIQASENATRSDIQNKEPVASNKSEDVSKYRPNPDMLVSKVDLTLQDGNEYYQPVKFAPTSMDLERSSKYERNALRREKEILKQAKQSDYIRTLMNDMEEKPEEIRDFEGASREVDRYIAKMDERARQEEELFTRVPLTKQERKREKYLKKSRNGLQGLTESFYDEIKTLPFGDKTGEQVMGSSNGGRTNNRLKKRKRKH, encoded by the exons ATGCATAAACCACTAGACACACATCTTAATTTCTTCCAACTGCCAAACAAGGCTTCGGCAGGGTGGG ATTGTCAAAAATTGTGGCAAATCATGGAAAATACTGCGGGCCATAACGATGATAGCAAGCAAAA AGAAGCGCCTAAGCTTGCGGCGTTGTTGAAAGAAATGAAGGAAGGACTTGATACTGTAAGGCGTAAAATTCAATCTTTAACTGCCACG GTGAAAGAAGGCCAATATCCTACAGCAGATGGATTTAGTTATCTTGAAGCTAAAAATTTGCTGCTTTTGAATTATTGTCAATCccttgtttattatttattgcgGAAGGCTAAGGGATTATCAATAGAAGATCATCCTGTTGTTCGAAGTGTTGTAGAGATAAGATTGTTTTTGGAAAAG ATTCGGCCAATTGACAAGAAACAACAATACCAGATCCAGAAACTAATACAAGCTAGTGAAAATGCAACCAGAAGTGATATTCAAAACAAGGAGCCAGTTGCATCCAATAAGAGCGAGGACGTGTCAAAGTATCGTCCCAATCCTGACATGCTTGTTAGCAAAGTAGACCTAACCTTGCAg GATGGCAATGAGTATTATCAACCTGTAAAATTTGCGCCTACTTCTATGGATCTAGAGAGATCTTCAAAGTATGAAAGAAATGCCTTgcgaagagaaaaagaaattctGAAACAAGCTAAGCAGAGTGATTATATTAGGACATTGATGAATGATATGGAGGAAAAACCTGAAGAG ATAAGAGATTTTGAGGGAGCTAGCAGAGAAGTTGATAGATATATTGCCAAGATGGACGAACGTGCTCGGCAAGAGGAGGAGCTGTTCACGCGTGTTCCTCTTACGAAACAGGAGAGGAAACGAGAAAAGTACttgaagaaatcaagaaatgG GTTGCAAGGTCTAACAGAAAGTTTCTATGATGAAATCAAAACATTACCCTTTGGTGATAAAACTGGAGAGCAAGTAATGGGCTCTAGTAATGGTGGTAGAACAAACAATAGACTGAAGAAGCGAAAG AGGAAAcattaa
- the LOC100802099 gene encoding neuroguidin isoform X2 has product MENTAGHNDDSKQKEAPKLAALLKEMKEGLDTVRRKIQSLTATVKEGQYPTADGFSYLEAKNLLLLNYCQSLVYYLLRKAKGLSIEDHPVVRSVVEIRLFLEKIRPIDKKQQYQIQKLIQASENATRSDIQNKEPVASNKSEDVSKYRPNPDMLVSKVDLTLQDGNEYYQPVKFAPTSMDLERSSKYERNALRREKEILKQAKQSDYIRTLMNDMEEKPEEIRDFEGASREVDRYIAKMDERARQEEELFTRVPLTKQERKREKYLKKSRNGLQGLTESFYDEIKTLPFGDKTGEQVMGSSNGGRTNNRLKKRKRKH; this is encoded by the exons ATGGAAAATACTGCGGGCCATAACGATGATAGCAAGCAAAA AGAAGCGCCTAAGCTTGCGGCGTTGTTGAAAGAAATGAAGGAAGGACTTGATACTGTAAGGCGTAAAATTCAATCTTTAACTGCCACG GTGAAAGAAGGCCAATATCCTACAGCAGATGGATTTAGTTATCTTGAAGCTAAAAATTTGCTGCTTTTGAATTATTGTCAATCccttgtttattatttattgcgGAAGGCTAAGGGATTATCAATAGAAGATCATCCTGTTGTTCGAAGTGTTGTAGAGATAAGATTGTTTTTGGAAAAG ATTCGGCCAATTGACAAGAAACAACAATACCAGATCCAGAAACTAATACAAGCTAGTGAAAATGCAACCAGAAGTGATATTCAAAACAAGGAGCCAGTTGCATCCAATAAGAGCGAGGACGTGTCAAAGTATCGTCCCAATCCTGACATGCTTGTTAGCAAAGTAGACCTAACCTTGCAg GATGGCAATGAGTATTATCAACCTGTAAAATTTGCGCCTACTTCTATGGATCTAGAGAGATCTTCAAAGTATGAAAGAAATGCCTTgcgaagagaaaaagaaattctGAAACAAGCTAAGCAGAGTGATTATATTAGGACATTGATGAATGATATGGAGGAAAAACCTGAAGAG ATAAGAGATTTTGAGGGAGCTAGCAGAGAAGTTGATAGATATATTGCCAAGATGGACGAACGTGCTCGGCAAGAGGAGGAGCTGTTCACGCGTGTTCCTCTTACGAAACAGGAGAGGAAACGAGAAAAGTACttgaagaaatcaagaaatgG GTTGCAAGGTCTAACAGAAAGTTTCTATGATGAAATCAAAACATTACCCTTTGGTGATAAAACTGGAGAGCAAGTAATGGGCTCTAGTAATGGTGGTAGAACAAACAATAGACTGAAGAAGCGAAAG AGGAAAcattaa
- the LOC100787260 gene encoding protein CLT2-like — MSFAVALCSTSSFFPSGFAIRNPKQLQPFVSMSLSSKLPLHFSGNARFNRNHPTMFKIRASNSNSSSSSKLVLFSSTIVVTTAVANRVLYKLALVPMKEYPFFLAQFITFGYVVIYFSILYFRYRARIVTDEMLAIPKLRFVAIGFLEALGLVSGMSAAAVLPGPVIPILNQTFLVWQLMFSTLLLRRRYSINQLVGCLLVAVGVVVAITSGSNTGQMLSEVQFFWPALMIISCSFQAWASVMKESIFIDSATQLKHKSLDIFVVNSFGSGFQALFVLLSLPILSNLRGIPFAQLPSYFKSGAGCFLNLGADNPNCDGAPLLPLLYVIINLAFNISLLNAVKTSSAVVASLLVMLSVPISVYILSLPLPYLPEGTSLSPFFLLGCAILLCGLFLYNTTRPVRSSSEDD, encoded by the exons ATGTCGTTCGCAGTGGCATTGTGTTCAACGTCGTCGTTCTTCCCTTCAGGTTTCGCAATTCGCAATCCAAAGCAGCTTCAACCTTTCGTTTCAATGTCACTGTCTTCGAAGCTACCGTTGCATTTCTCCGGCAATGCCAGATTCAACCGCAACCACCCAACCATGTTCAAAATTCGAGCCTCAAATTCAAACTCTTCATCTTCATCCAAACTCGTCTTATTTAGCTCCACTATCGTCGTCACAACAGCGGTAGCGAATCGCGTGCTCTACAAATTGGCCCTTGTTCCCATGAAAGAGTACCCCTTTTTTCTCGCTCAGTTCATAACTTTTGG GTATGTTGTTATATATTTCTCGATCTTGTATTTCCGGTACCGGGCGAGAATTGTGACCGATGAGATGCTGGCGATTCCGAAATTGCGCTTTGTGGCCATTGGCTTTCTAGAAGCTTTAGGATTGGTTTCCGGAATGTCCGCTGCAG CTGTACTTCCTGGACCAGTCATACCCATATTGAATCag ACTTTTTTGGTTTGGCAGCTAATGTTTTCTACTCTTCTCTTGAGAAGAAGGTACTCAATCAATCAATTGGTTGGGTGCTTACTTGTAGCTGTTGGTGTTGTGGTGGCTATTACAAG TGGTTCAAATACAGGTCAGATGCTCTCTGAAGTTCAGTTCTTTTGGCCAGCATTGATGATAATCTCATGTTCCTTTCAAGCTTGGGCTTCTGTAATGAAG GAGTCTATTTTCATTGATTCTGCTACTCAATTAAAG CACAAGTCACTGGACATATTTGTGGTTAATTCTTTCGGATCTGGGTTTCAG GCTCTTTTCGTACTTTTGTCTCTACCAATACTTTCTAACTTGAGAGGCATACCATTTGCACAACTTCCTTCGTATTTTAAAAGTGGTGCCGGTTGCTTTCTAAACCTTGGAGCCGATAATCCAA ATTGTGATGGTGCCCCCTTGCTTCCACTACTTTACGTAATTATCAACTTGGCATTCAACATATCCCTGCTTAATGCAGTAAAAACTTCGTCTGCAGTTGTGGCTTCCCTTCTGGTAATGTTGTCAG TGCCAATTTCTGTTTATATTCTTTCCCTTCCATTACCATATCTTCCAGAGGGAACAAGCCTGAGCCCATTTTTTTTGCTTGGCTGTGCAATTCTTCTATGTGGTCTTTTTCTGTACAACACAACGAGACCTGTGAGGAGCAGTTCTGAAGATGACTGA